A genomic stretch from Dehalococcoidia bacterium includes:
- a CDS encoding AsnC family transcriptional regulator: protein MTVTTQPDLLDREILNLVQSDFPLDPAPYKRIAEAVDSTESEVMRRIERLKKENVIRQVSAIFDTRRLGYKTTLVAFKYPDDILDKAAQRINKHPGVSHNYARNGHFNLWFTIAVPPHEDIDSVVNEMAEETGAIAARIMPTIRFFKIGVNFDMIKQEGAAYEYFSPDGYGRTGSAVEKKPELNENWNRAEDLSERDIEFIRELQEDLPVTPYPFDDMAQKLGISVAELFEWAKIAVERQIMRRYSAVLYHRKAGFHANAMAVWHVPEEKAVEVGLKMAESPWVSHCYQRPTFPDWKYTHFTMIHATNQQTCEDVATEIANYTGIDDYLLLYSSREYKKTRVRYFVEEEYAG, encoded by the coding sequence TTGACTGTTACAACCCAGCCAGACCTATTAGATCGCGAAATTCTAAATCTAGTTCAATCGGATTTCCCATTGGACCCCGCTCCTTACAAGCGAATCGCAGAGGCAGTTGACTCAACTGAAAGCGAAGTTATGAGAAGAATCGAGCGGCTGAAGAAAGAAAACGTTATAAGGCAAGTTAGTGCCATTTTTGACACGAGGCGACTCGGGTACAAAACCACACTCGTTGCTTTTAAGTATCCTGACGATATTCTTGATAAGGCAGCACAACGCATTAACAAGCACCCTGGAGTTAGCCATAATTACGCCCGCAATGGGCATTTTAATCTTTGGTTTACCATTGCGGTTCCACCCCATGAAGATATTGATTCCGTAGTTAATGAAATGGCTGAAGAAACAGGCGCAATTGCAGCGCGAATTATGCCTACTATTCGATTCTTCAAGATCGGTGTTAACTTTGACATGATCAAGCAGGAGGGCGCAGCCTACGAATATTTCTCACCTGATGGCTACGGCCGAACAGGCTCAGCGGTCGAAAAGAAACCTGAATTAAATGAAAACTGGAATCGCGCTGAAGATCTTTCAGAGAGAGATATAGAATTCATTAGAGAGCTGCAGGAAGACCTGCCAGTGACCCCTTACCCATTTGATGATATGGCTCAAAAGCTTGGTATTAGTGTGGCAGAATTATTCGAATGGGCAAAAATTGCAGTCGAAAGGCAAATTATGCGCCGCTACAGTGCTGTACTGTATCACCGGAAAGCAGGATTCCATGCAAATGCGATGGCAGTCTGGCATGTCCCAGAAGAAAAAGCTGTTGAAGTAGGTCTAAAAATGGCTGAAAGCCCATGGGTTTCTCATTGCTACCAACGACCTACTTTCCCTGATTGGAAATACACTCATTTCACTATGATCCATGCAACCAATCAGCAGACTTGTGAAGACGTCGCTACGGAAATAGCTAATTACACAGGGATAGACGATTACCTACTTCTGTACAGCAGTCGAGAATACAAAAAAACTCGTGTTCGATATTTCGTTGAGGAAGAGTACGCTGGATAA
- the hemA gene encoding glutamyl-tRNA reductase yields the protein MRILLTGLSHKTAPINVREKVSLTNDALPRALNAFSNYTSQGVIVATCNRTEIYSVATNAEHGIKAHRNFLQHFFEVEIDNFQQNLYVLEQEKAVTHLFRVASSLDSQIIGESEILGQVRDSFSAAAKQGIAGGTIAHLFHSAIRTGKRARTETSISRNALSVSRACVQLSKQYIGQLEQVRALIIGVGEASRLAAQALRDSGSKQITIANRTITNAHDLANDVNAEIASLDDLSSLLIQSDIVVTATGAPEHIISKSELAEIMDNRKQRPLLIMDIAAPRDVEHGANDIPGVQIFTLDDLESIATNNRIEREAEASKVESIIAEEVESFRNWWKSRLVTPTISAIHDFAENIRAEEISKTLQQISLSSSEDAEKIDKMTKAIIKKLLHAPTASLRSKNDASFTQYARELFGLRE from the coding sequence ATGCGTATTCTTCTTACAGGCCTTAGCCATAAAACCGCCCCTATCAATGTACGCGAGAAGGTCAGTTTAACGAATGATGCCCTGCCCCGGGCATTAAATGCTTTCTCAAATTACACATCCCAAGGTGTAATAGTTGCAACTTGTAACCGAACGGAAATTTATAGTGTCGCAACTAATGCTGAGCATGGTATAAAAGCACATCGTAATTTTTTGCAGCACTTTTTTGAGGTCGAAATTGATAATTTCCAGCAAAATCTTTATGTCCTTGAACAAGAAAAAGCCGTAACCCACCTATTTAGAGTTGCATCGAGTTTAGACTCACAAATAATAGGCGAGTCTGAGATACTTGGCCAAGTTAGGGATTCTTTTAGTGCCGCTGCGAAGCAGGGCATTGCTGGAGGAACAATTGCACACCTGTTCCATAGTGCAATCCGAACAGGGAAAAGAGCAAGGACCGAGACATCAATAAGTCGCAATGCATTATCTGTAAGTAGGGCTTGTGTGCAGCTTAGCAAGCAGTACATTGGGCAATTAGAACAGGTGAGAGCATTGATAATCGGAGTCGGAGAGGCATCACGTCTAGCTGCTCAAGCTCTGCGAGACTCAGGCTCAAAGCAAATCACAATAGCTAATAGAACAATTACAAATGCACACGATCTTGCTAATGACGTTAACGCTGAAATAGCATCTCTTGATGACCTAAGCTCTTTATTAATTCAATCCGATATCGTCGTAACAGCTACGGGAGCTCCTGAGCACATTATTTCTAAGAGCGAATTAGCGGAAATAATGGATAATCGAAAACAAAGACCACTTTTAATTATGGATATTGCTGCACCACGAGATGTGGAGCACGGAGCGAATGATATTCCAGGTGTCCAAATCTTCACTTTAGATGACTTAGAGTCAATAGCAACAAATAACCGAATCGAACGTGAAGCAGAAGCCTCAAAAGTAGAATCAATTATTGCTGAAGAAGTGGAGTCGTTCAGGAATTGGTGGAAATCAAGATTAGTTACACCAACAATTTCTGCTATTCACGATTTTGCTGAAAACATTCGAGCCGAAGAAATATCAAAAACTTTACAACAAATATCACTATCTTCTTCCGAAGATGCAGAGAAAATTGATAAAATGACAAAGGCGATTATCAAAAAATTATTGCACGCTCCCACTGCATCATTGCGATCAAAAAACGATGCTTCTTTTACACAATACGCTCGGGAACTCTTCGGGCTTCGAGAGTGA
- a CDS encoding bifunctional precorrin-2 dehydrogenase/sirohydrochlorin ferrochelatase, translating to MNGRFVVVIGGGIIAERKIEQLLAANAKIALISPDSTSSVAKLARKKTIQWHKRTYQAGDLDGAWLAIAATDDSEINESIAQEAEQRKIFLNVVDKSELCGFIAPSIIEKGPVTIAISTAGKSPALARKLRELIDGTQNPEHFNHEGFCRCIEWADAIEVLAEVRSELKSEGITALPEKWQSAMDTHLLENVQSGQIKYAKAYLKDALSAGESN from the coding sequence TTGAACGGTCGCTTCGTAGTGGTCATTGGAGGGGGCATAATTGCGGAACGAAAAATCGAACAATTATTAGCTGCAAATGCAAAAATTGCCTTGATTAGCCCAGACTCAACTTCATCTGTCGCAAAGCTGGCGAGAAAAAAGACAATCCAATGGCATAAGCGAACCTATCAGGCTGGGGATTTAGACGGTGCCTGGCTGGCAATTGCAGCTACCGATGATTCAGAAATTAACGAGTCTATCGCTCAAGAAGCAGAACAAAGGAAAATTTTTCTAAACGTAGTAGATAAATCCGAATTATGTGGTTTCATTGCTCCTTCCATAATTGAAAAAGGACCAGTAACTATCGCTATATCTACTGCAGGGAAAAGTCCTGCTCTAGCCCGGAAGCTTCGAGAGCTTATTGATGGGACTCAAAACCCAGAACACTTTAACCATGAAGGGTTTTGTAGGTGTATTGAATGGGCAGATGCAATTGAAGTACTTGCTGAAGTAAGAAGTGAATTGAAATCTGAAGGTATAACTGCGTTACCAGAAAAATGGCAGTCTGCAATGGATACCCACTTGCTTGAAAATGTCCAATCTGGGCAAATCAAATACGCTAAAGCATATTTGAAAGATGCTTTAAGTGCGGGTGAAAGCAACTAA
- the hemC gene encoding hydroxymethylbilane synthase — protein sequence MESSIRIGTRGSKLALIQTEAVLARLRPINPNANFKILQILSGGDEFPEEKIESIGIGAFTSKLEQALVEQRIDIAVHSLKDLPTIQREEVITIPVLEREDPRDVLVNRWGKTLLDLPEGARIGTSSTRRAAQLLHGAKHLKFLDIRGNVETRIQKSSGDNYDGVIIAAAGVKRLGMERYISEYLSPQICTPSPGQAAIAVEVRKNDVELIGMVDQIVDIPTSVAVKAERALLQQAGGGCNIPLGAHASMKDNSLQLFATLTEPDGSMSYRVEVTGEPNEPELLAKAAYQALIEQGAAQLLESLY from the coding sequence ATGGAAAGCTCAATACGAATAGGTACTAGAGGCAGCAAGCTTGCCTTGATTCAAACTGAAGCTGTACTTGCCCGATTAAGACCAATAAATCCCAATGCAAATTTTAAAATTCTTCAAATACTTTCAGGTGGCGATGAGTTCCCCGAAGAAAAAATAGAATCTATAGGCATCGGTGCCTTTACTTCTAAGCTAGAGCAAGCATTGGTCGAGCAGCGCATCGATATTGCAGTACATAGCCTAAAAGACCTACCGACCATACAAAGGGAAGAGGTAATTACAATTCCCGTGCTTGAACGAGAAGATCCTAGGGATGTATTAGTAAATCGGTGGGGAAAAACTCTTTTAGATTTACCCGAAGGCGCAAGGATTGGCACAAGTAGCACTCGACGTGCTGCGCAACTGCTACATGGGGCAAAGCATCTTAAGTTCTTGGATATACGAGGTAATGTAGAGACACGCATCCAAAAATCATCAGGAGATAATTACGATGGTGTAATAATTGCGGCTGCAGGTGTAAAACGATTAGGTATGGAACGTTATATTTCAGAGTACCTATCACCTCAAATATGTACTCCGTCACCCGGTCAAGCTGCAATAGCTGTCGAAGTACGAAAAAATGATGTCGAACTAATTGGTATGGTTGATCAAATTGTTGATATACCAACCAGCGTAGCGGTAAAAGCAGAAAGAGCGTTGCTTCAACAAGCCGGAGGGGGGTGCAATATCCCTCTTGGCGCTCATGCCAGCATGAAGGATAATTCACTTCAATTATTCGCAACCTTAACTGAGCCAGATGGTTCAATGAGCTACCGAGTAGAAGTTACAGGAGAACCAAACGAACCTGAGCTTTTAGCAAAGGCAGCGTATCAGGCGTTGATTGAACAAGGCGCCGCCCAATT